AGGCAGCTTTGTGACCTAGTTGTGATACGATAATATTCAAGGTAGAAGCAAAGCAGTCCAATCACCGAACGGGAAGGAATGAAACGGAAGATGAAGATGAACCGGATTGGCCGTTCCGACTTGATTGCCGGAGAGATCGGGCTGGGCTGCATGTCGCTTGGCACGGACGAACGCAAAGCCGTCTCCATGATTCACCGCGCCCTCGAGCTGGGAGTCAATTTTCTGGATACGGCGGATTTGTACGACGGCGGACGCAATGAGGAGCTGGTCGGCAAAGCGATTGAAGGACGCCGGGACCGCGTCATCGTTGCGACCAAGGTCGGCAACCGCCGCATTCCGGGTCGGGAAGGCTGGGTGTGGGATCCGTCGAAAGCGTATATTTTATCAGCCGTCAAGGATAGCTTGCGAAGGCTCAGAACAGATTACATCGACCTGTACCAGCTTCACGGCGGAACGATTGACGACCCGATCGACGACACGATCGAAGCGTTCGAGCAGCTGAAAAATGAAGGGCTGATTCGGTATTACGGCATATCCTCCATACGGCCCAACGTGATCCGCGAATATATCCGCCGTTCGTCGATCGTCAGCGTCATGAACCAATTCAACATCGTCGACCGCCGCGCGGAAGAAGAGGTGCTGCCGGCGCTGAAGGAAAACGGCATCAGCGTCATTGCCCGGGGTCCCGTGGCGAGCGGGCTGCTATCGGATACCAAACGCGCGGAGAAAGGCTATTTGAATTACAGCCTGGACGAAATCAATCGGCTCCGGGAAAAGCTCGGCGAGCTCACGGGCGGCAGCCGGAGCATGGCACAGCTGGCGATCCGCTATTCGTTATCCGATCCCGCCGCAGCGGTCGTCATTCCGGGCGCGAGCTCGCTGCAGCAGCTGGAGCACAATGCCGCCGCCGCCAATCTCGAGCCGCTGAGCGCGGACGAAATCGATTGGATTCGTACGATCAGCAAGGCGAATCGTTATGAGAATCATCGATAAGACAGTCGCAGTGGAGGGAGCTTTCCATGTCAAACCGTGAAATAGAGGCGATTTCCGATGCCCGAATCGCGCCATGGCTTGTCGTGGACGATGCGGAGAAAGCGGCCGGCTTCTACGCGGCCGCATTCGGGACGCGCGAGAAATACCGTCTTGCGGGCGAAGACGGCAGGCCGATAATCGTTCATTTAGCCGTCGGCGAAGCGGATTTCTGGATCCAGGACGAACCCGGAGCCGGCTCCGGGTCCCCCGGACAAGCTGCGGTCCGGATGATTCTGACCGTCCGGGATCCGGATGCCGTATTCGAACGCGCCCTGGCTGCCGGAGCAGTCGAAATCGTTCCCATCAGTGAAGGACACGGCTGGCGTATCGGCCGCATCGCCGACCCGTTCGGCCACCACTGGGAAATCGGAAGGCCGCTCGAAGCCTGATTGTCCGCCGATAGTCTAGCGCCTTGACCGCAGCTGCGCGTTCCGCAGCGGTCAGGCCCGGCGCCGCGTGTCTTGGCCTTATCGCCTCGGGAAGGACGCCGGTATTTTTTGTAGCAAACATGTTGATGAAGCCGCGATGATCGCGGCTTTTTTCCATTCCGTTTTTTCCCCGGCCAATTCTTTAGACTTTGTTTAGATTTGATTTAGAGCGGCGTTACACCTGGCGGGTAAGATGAAATCCATAAGGCTCCGGCAAATCGGCCGAGGAGGCGAGGCGGGGAACGGCAATAAGGCGGCCGGAAGCCGAATTCGATTTACTTGGGAGGTAAAACATGAGAAAAAAATGGCTGGCGGCGGGAGCCGGCATCGGCGTCGGCGCCGTGATGCTGTTTGCAAGCGGGTTCTCCGCAATGGCGGATACGTCCGGATCGGATGCGTACAAATCGGCGCTGCTTCAAACGAAAGCGGAAACGAGTCTGACCGCGGATGCGGACCTGACCATTACGGATAACGGAACGAAGCTGCTGTCGGGCACGGCGAATATCAAGCTGAACCGCGAATCGCAGTCGGCCAGCTTAGCCGCGGAAATCGGGAGCGGCACGCAGACGCATGCGTTCCAGGTTTATCGCCAGGACGGAAAAACAGTCTTTAAAAGCGGAGACAGCGACGTGTACCGGATCATGCAGTCTAACGAGCCGGATTGGCAGCACGGGGGCGGAGATCATCCCGCTCAGCCGCCTAAGGCTGTGGAGCAGCTGTTCGACACCTTGACCGGCAATGTCCGCCAGCTGGCCACGGTCGAAACGGAGGCGGATGGGAGCAAAATCGCTTCCCTGCATCTGACGGAAAGCCAAATTCCCGCTGTGGTCAATGCAATCGGATCGCTGGCGGCATCCGGAGCATCCGGGGGCAAATGGCATCATGCCGAAGGCAAAAGCGGCGGCGGCGGTCCTTTCGGTCCAGCGGAGTTCGACATGAATCTGCCGAAGCTGACGGACGAAATCCGGGTGGACTCGATCAATCTGGACGCCAAAATCACCCCGGATAACCTGCTGGATGAACAAACCGCCGAAATCGGCATCAGCGGGAAGGACGATTCCGGTACCCTTCACGATCTGGTCGTCCGGCTGCATGTGGATTTCTCCGGCTATAACCAGACAAACCCGGAGCGGATCGATTTGACCGGCAAGCCTACGGAAACGATTCAAAATAAAGGTCCCGGACGCGGCGGCTGGCATCATTAAGGTACGTCCGCCGGGCGGCGGTATTATGCGGCCCGGCGGCCCGTTTTTTCCAATACGAACGGAAGGGAGCGGTCCAGTTGAGCGTCATACTGGAAATAAACCGGATGACCAAATTATATAAAAAGGGCAGGGGGGTCCGGGACGTCAGCTTCGAGATCGCAGAAGGGGAGGTTTTCGGATTTGTCGGGCCCAACGGCGCCGGCAAAACGACCCTGTTAAAGATCGCTACCGGATTGCTCCGACCGGATCAGGGAATTGTACGCATCGGCGGGTACGATCTGGCGGAGCATTTCGAGCGGGCGATGGCGCTTACCGGCTGCATCATCGAATCGGCGGAAGCTTACGAATACATGAGCGCTTACGATAATTTGAAGCTTGCGGCGCGTTATTATCCCGATCTGCCGAAAACACGGATCGAT
This genomic window from Paenibacillus humicola contains:
- a CDS encoding VOC family protein — encoded protein: MSNREIEAISDARIAPWLVVDDAEKAAGFYAAAFGTREKYRLAGEDGRPIIVHLAVGEADFWIQDEPGAGSGSPGQAAVRMILTVRDPDAVFERALAAGAVEIVPISEGHGWRIGRIADPFGHHWEIGRPLEA
- a CDS encoding aldo/keto reductase — its product is MKMNRIGRSDLIAGEIGLGCMSLGTDERKAVSMIHRALELGVNFLDTADLYDGGRNEELVGKAIEGRRDRVIVATKVGNRRIPGREGWVWDPSKAYILSAVKDSLRRLRTDYIDLYQLHGGTIDDPIDDTIEAFEQLKNEGLIRYYGISSIRPNVIREYIRRSSIVSVMNQFNIVDRRAEEEVLPALKENGISVIARGPVASGLLSDTKRAEKGYLNYSLDEINRLREKLGELTGGSRSMAQLAIRYSLSDPAAAVVIPGASSLQQLEHNAAAANLEPLSADEIDWIRTISKANRYENHR